The sequence GTGAAGCGGGTCGAGATGGCGAGACCGGCGGCGTCGTCCTTCGCGCTGTTGATGCGCATGCCGGAGGACAGACGCTCGATCGCGGTGGCGAGCTTGCTCTGCGAGGTGGCCAGGTTTTTCTGGGCATTCAGCGAGCTGATGTTGGTGATGACGCTCATGACCATGGGAATTCTCCGAATCGGGGTGGTGTGCCGATGTGAGTCGGCTCAGACAATCCGGCGGGGATTCACCATTGAATGCATCCGCCTTGTGAACTGTTTCGACCCACCACACCGAAACTTGAGTCTTGTCAACGCAAATAATCGAACAATTTCGAACCCTGGATTTTCGTGAACGTCTGCTGCGCCGCCTGCAGCGCCGTGGTCTGCGCGCCAAGCTGGCTGATCGCGTCGTAGTAGTTCAGATCCTGCACGTTCGACAGCGCGCTCTTGTACTGCAGGGTCAGGTCGTCGTTGAGTCCACTCTGCTGGTCGAGCGCATTCATGCGCGCACCGACCATGCCGCGGGTACGTGTGATCGTGTCGATCGCCTGGTCGAGATTCGCGAACTGCGTGTTGATGCTGTTCTGCATGTCGGCGCCGCCGCCGGGCTGGCGCAGCGTATTGATGATGTTGTCCAGCGTGGTGAATACGTCCTGTTTGGCGGACGCGCCCAGCGAGAAGGTGTCGCCTGCGCCGGGCTCGCCGCTGAATGCCACCTGCGCGCCATGGAAGGTGATGTTGCCGCCGCCGGTTGCGTCATAGCTGCCGCTGTCCAGCACCGTGCCGGCGCCGTCGCGTACTTCATACGCATCGGCGGCGGTGAACACGATGCTGTAGCTGCCACCGTCCCACGCCGAGGGATTCGCATTGGGATCGCTGACGCTGCTGGCGCCGGCTACCGCGCTGCCCGTATTCGCCGCGCTGGCGCTGATCGCGAACTTGCCGTTGCCGGTGGGAATATCGGCGAACACCGCACTGCCCGGATCGCCGGTAGCCACCTGCAGGCCGGGGCCGGCGGCGACCATGCGCTGACCGTCGTCGCCCAGGTAGCTCACGCCGTCCTGCGAAGCGAACGGCGCAGTGCCGGTGCGGTTGCCGGCAAACAGGTAGTCGCCCTGGCCGTCCTTGCTGTTGGCCTGGCCGAGCAACTGCTGGCGCAACTGCACCATCTCCGCGGCGATGTCGCCGCGCGTCTCGTCGGTCTGCGAGCCGTTGGCAGCCTGCAGCAGCAGTGTGCGCACGCGGCCCAGCACGCCGCTGACGTTGGACAGGGTCTGGTCTTCCAGCCCCAGCCGCGCGTTCGCCGTGGTGATGTTGCGCTGGTACTGCGCACTGTCGGCGCCGAGATGGGTCAGCTCCAGCGCACGCGCTGCGCCTACCGGATCGTCGGATGGCTGATTGATGCGCTTGCCGGTGCTCAACTGGATGTTGAGGTCGGACAGGTCGCCCTGCCGCTCCAGCATGCTGCCGACGGATTGCTGCTGCATCCAGCTGGTAGAGACGCGCATGGCTTACCCCTTCACGGCGCTGAGCAGCGCGCCGAAGATGTTGTTGGCGGTACTGATGACTTGCGCGGAAGCCTGGTAGGCCTGCTGGTAGCGCAACAGGTTGGCGGCCTCCTCGTCCAGGTTCACGCCGGAGACGCTCTGCTGCGAACTCATCGC is a genomic window of Rhodanobacter thiooxydans containing:
- the flgL gene encoding flagellar hook-associated protein FlgL, whose product is MRVSTSWMQQQSVGSMLERQGDLSDLNIQLSTGKRINQPSDDPVGAARALELTHLGADSAQYQRNITTANARLGLEDQTLSNVSGVLGRVRTLLLQAANGSQTDETRGDIAAEMVQLRQQLLGQANSKDGQGDYLFAGNRTGTAPFASQDGVSYLGDDGQRMVAAGPGLQVATGDPGSAVFADIPTGNGKFAISASAANTGSAVAGASSVSDPNANPSAWDGGSYSIVFTAADAYEVRDGAGTVLDSGSYDATGGGNITFHGAQVAFSGEPGAGDTFSLGASAKQDVFTTLDNIINTLRQPGGGADMQNSINTQFANLDQAIDTITRTRGMVGARMNALDQQSGLNDDLTLQYKSALSNVQDLNYYDAISQLGAQTTALQAAQQTFTKIQGSKLFDYLR